A window from Vigna angularis cultivar LongXiaoDou No.4 chromosome 7, ASM1680809v1, whole genome shotgun sequence encodes these proteins:
- the LOC108338569 gene encoding probable amino acid permease 7 isoform X1 has protein sequence MTKLNCCRRNQELQIDELGDLPNWFCCVDHSYFIFTVLVRSYQRSTLKSCKNSFEIAMGEEEIPDDSSPLIQHPIRRTGNLQKAVAHIITGVIGAGVLSLAWSVAQLGWIGGPLMILMFAGTTFVSANLLSDCYIFSHPQHGNIRCSSLMDAVRFYQGEMKKKVCGVLVHASLYGTTVAYIITSATSIRAILKSNCYHKEGHQAPCKYGDTEYMMLFGLVQIVMSFIPDLHNMAWVSVVAAIMSFAYSSIGLGLGVKTVIENGRIMGSLTGVPAANISDKLWLVFQAIGDVAFAYPYSVILLEIEDTLESPPPENKTMKKASMIAILITTFFYLCCGCFGYAAFGNQTPGNLLTGFGFYEPYWLIDFANACIVLHLVGGYQIFCQPIYGAVDRWCSKRYPNSGFVNNFYQMKLPWLPAFRINLFRICFRTAYVISTTGLAILFPYFNQVLGVLGALGFWPLAIYFPVEMYFVQRKIEAWSRKWIVLRTFSFICFLVSLLGLIGSLEGIISEKLS, from the exons ATGACAAAACTAAACTGTTGTAGAAGAAACCAAGAATTGCAGATAGACGAGTTAGGTGATCTTCCAAACTGGTTTTGCTGTGTTGAtcattcatatttcattttcactGTTCTTGTGAGAAGCTACCAAAGATCAACCTTGAAGAGTTGCAAGAATTCGTTTGAGATAGCAATGGGTGAAGAAGAAATACCAGATGATTCCTCACCTTTGATTCAACATCCTATACGGAGAACTG GTAATCTGCAGAAGGCAGTGGCACACATAATAACTGGTGTGATAGGGGCAGGGGTGCTGTCTCTGGCATGGTCGGTGGCACAATTAGGTTGGATTGGTGGTCCTTTAATGATTTTAATGTTTGCAGGAACAACCTTTGTTTCTGCAAACCTTCTGTCCGACTGCTACATATTTTCTCATCCTCAACATGGCAACATTAGGTGTTCCTCTCTCATGGATGCTGTTCGTTTCTACCAAG GAGAGATGAAGAAAAAAGTGTGTGGAGTGCTGGTGCATGCAAGCTTATATGGTACCACCGTTGCATATATCATTACCTCTGCTACCAGTATCAG AGCAATACTGAAATCAAATTGTTATCACAAGGAAGGACATCAAGCTCCTTGTAAATATGGGGATACAGAATACATGATGCTGTTTGGACTAGTTCAGATCGTAATGTCATTCATACCAGACCTTCATAACATGGCATGGGTTTCAGTTGTTGCTGCCATAATGTCCTTTGCATATTCATCTATTGGACTTGGACTTGGAGTCAAGACAGTAATAG AAAATGGAAGAATTATGGGTAGTTTAACAGGAGTACCAGCTGCAAATATTTCTGACAAGCTATGGTTAGTCTTCCAAGCAATTGGTGATGTTGCCTTTGCTTATCCATACTCAGTCATCCTCCTTGAGATAGAG GACACTCTTGAGTCTCCTCCACCAGAAAACAAGACCATGAAAAAGGCCTCCATGATTGCTATCCTCATTACAACATTCTTCTATCTCTGTTGTGGATGCTTTGGATATGCAGCTTTTGGAAATCAAACACCAGGGAACCTCTTGACAGGGTTTGGGTTTTATGAGCCTTATTGGCTCATTGACTTTgctaatgcttgcattgttctTCACTTGGTGGGAGGATATCAG attTTCTGTCAGCCGATATATGGTGCTGTTGACAGATGGTGTTCAAAAAGATACCCTAACAGTGGCTTTGTGAATAATTTCTACCAAATGAAGCTGCCTTGGTTGCCAGCTTTTCGGATAAACTTGTTCAGGATATGTTTTAGAACAGCCTATGTGATTTCCACTACTGGACTTGCGATCCTATTTCCTTACTTTAATCAAGTTCTGGGAGTGTTAGGAGCATTAGGCTTTTGGCCATTGGCTATATATTTCCCAGTAGAGATGTATTTTGTGCAGAGGAAAATTGAAGCTTGGTCTAGAAAATGGATTGTCTTAAGAACCTTCAGCTTTATTTGCTTTCTTGTGTCACTGCTAGGTCTCATTGGATCACTTGAAGGAATCATAAGCGAGAAACTAAGCTAA
- the LOC108338569 gene encoding probable amino acid permease 7 isoform X2, which produces MTKLNCCRRNQELQIDELGDLPNWFCCVDHSYFIFTVLVRSYQRSTLKSCKNSFEIAMGEEEIPDDSSPLIQHPIRRTGTTFVSANLLSDCYIFSHPQHGNIRCSSLMDAVRFYQGEMKKKVCGVLVHASLYGTTVAYIITSATSIRAILKSNCYHKEGHQAPCKYGDTEYMMLFGLVQIVMSFIPDLHNMAWVSVVAAIMSFAYSSIGLGLGVKTVIENGRIMGSLTGVPAANISDKLWLVFQAIGDVAFAYPYSVILLEIEDTLESPPPENKTMKKASMIAILITTFFYLCCGCFGYAAFGNQTPGNLLTGFGFYEPYWLIDFANACIVLHLVGGYQIFCQPIYGAVDRWCSKRYPNSGFVNNFYQMKLPWLPAFRINLFRICFRTAYVISTTGLAILFPYFNQVLGVLGALGFWPLAIYFPVEMYFVQRKIEAWSRKWIVLRTFSFICFLVSLLGLIGSLEGIISEKLS; this is translated from the exons ATGACAAAACTAAACTGTTGTAGAAGAAACCAAGAATTGCAGATAGACGAGTTAGGTGATCTTCCAAACTGGTTTTGCTGTGTTGAtcattcatatttcattttcactGTTCTTGTGAGAAGCTACCAAAGATCAACCTTGAAGAGTTGCAAGAATTCGTTTGAGATAGCAATGGGTGAAGAAGAAATACCAGATGATTCCTCACCTTTGATTCAACATCCTATACGGAGAACTG GAACAACCTTTGTTTCTGCAAACCTTCTGTCCGACTGCTACATATTTTCTCATCCTCAACATGGCAACATTAGGTGTTCCTCTCTCATGGATGCTGTTCGTTTCTACCAAG GAGAGATGAAGAAAAAAGTGTGTGGAGTGCTGGTGCATGCAAGCTTATATGGTACCACCGTTGCATATATCATTACCTCTGCTACCAGTATCAG AGCAATACTGAAATCAAATTGTTATCACAAGGAAGGACATCAAGCTCCTTGTAAATATGGGGATACAGAATACATGATGCTGTTTGGACTAGTTCAGATCGTAATGTCATTCATACCAGACCTTCATAACATGGCATGGGTTTCAGTTGTTGCTGCCATAATGTCCTTTGCATATTCATCTATTGGACTTGGACTTGGAGTCAAGACAGTAATAG AAAATGGAAGAATTATGGGTAGTTTAACAGGAGTACCAGCTGCAAATATTTCTGACAAGCTATGGTTAGTCTTCCAAGCAATTGGTGATGTTGCCTTTGCTTATCCATACTCAGTCATCCTCCTTGAGATAGAG GACACTCTTGAGTCTCCTCCACCAGAAAACAAGACCATGAAAAAGGCCTCCATGATTGCTATCCTCATTACAACATTCTTCTATCTCTGTTGTGGATGCTTTGGATATGCAGCTTTTGGAAATCAAACACCAGGGAACCTCTTGACAGGGTTTGGGTTTTATGAGCCTTATTGGCTCATTGACTTTgctaatgcttgcattgttctTCACTTGGTGGGAGGATATCAG attTTCTGTCAGCCGATATATGGTGCTGTTGACAGATGGTGTTCAAAAAGATACCCTAACAGTGGCTTTGTGAATAATTTCTACCAAATGAAGCTGCCTTGGTTGCCAGCTTTTCGGATAAACTTGTTCAGGATATGTTTTAGAACAGCCTATGTGATTTCCACTACTGGACTTGCGATCCTATTTCCTTACTTTAATCAAGTTCTGGGAGTGTTAGGAGCATTAGGCTTTTGGCCATTGGCTATATATTTCCCAGTAGAGATGTATTTTGTGCAGAGGAAAATTGAAGCTTGGTCTAGAAAATGGATTGTCTTAAGAACCTTCAGCTTTATTTGCTTTCTTGTGTCACTGCTAGGTCTCATTGGATCACTTGAAGGAATCATAAGCGAGAAACTAAGCTAA
- the LOC108338569 gene encoding probable amino acid permease 7 isoform X3 — translation MAVQNSLQIARSGTGDYDDDGRAKRTGTTRSAVAHIITATIGAGVLSLAWSTSQLGWIAGPFFLLFCAFVTCVSSFLLSDCYRTVDPVTGKRNYTYMDAVRIYLGNKRTWLAGFLQYLSLYGVTVAYVITTATCLRAILKSNCYHKEGHQAPCKYGDTEYMMLFGLVQIVMSFIPDLHNMAWVSVVAAIMSFAYSSIGLGLGVKTVIENGRIMGSLTGVPAANISDKLWLVFQAIGDVAFAYPYSVILLEIEDTLESPPPENKTMKKASMIAILITTFFYLCCGCFGYAAFGNQTPGNLLTGFGFYEPYWLIDFANACIVLHLVGGYQIFCQPIYGAVDRWCSKRYPNSGFVNNFYQMKLPWLPAFRINLFRICFRTAYVISTTGLAILFPYFNQVLGVLGALGFWPLAIYFPVEMYFVQRKIEAWSRKWIVLRTFSFICFLVSLLGLIGSLEGIISEKLS, via the exons ATGGCTGTTCAAAACTCTCTCCAAATAGCTAGAAGTGGTACTGGTGATTATGACGATGATGGGCGTGCAAAGAGGACTG GAACTACACGGAGTGCTGTGGCTCATATCATCACAGCCACTATTGGTGCTGGTGTTCTGTCTCTGGCATGGAGTACTTCCCAGTTGGGATGGATTGCAGGACcatttttcttgcttttttgCGCATTTGTGACATGTGTTTCTTCATTCCTCCTTTCCGATTGTTACAGAACTGTGGATCCTGTAACTGGCAAAAGAAACTATACTTACATGGATGCTGTTAGAATCTATCTTG GTAATAAAAGGACATGGTTGGCTGGTTTCCTTCAATATTTGAGCTTGTATGGGGTTACTGTTGCTTATGTAATTACCACAGCAACCTGTTTGAG AGCAATACTGAAATCAAATTGTTATCACAAGGAAGGACATCAAGCTCCTTGTAAATATGGGGATACAGAATACATGATGCTGTTTGGACTAGTTCAGATCGTAATGTCATTCATACCAGACCTTCATAACATGGCATGGGTTTCAGTTGTTGCTGCCATAATGTCCTTTGCATATTCATCTATTGGACTTGGACTTGGAGTCAAGACAGTAATAG AAAATGGAAGAATTATGGGTAGTTTAACAGGAGTACCAGCTGCAAATATTTCTGACAAGCTATGGTTAGTCTTCCAAGCAATTGGTGATGTTGCCTTTGCTTATCCATACTCAGTCATCCTCCTTGAGATAGAG GACACTCTTGAGTCTCCTCCACCAGAAAACAAGACCATGAAAAAGGCCTCCATGATTGCTATCCTCATTACAACATTCTTCTATCTCTGTTGTGGATGCTTTGGATATGCAGCTTTTGGAAATCAAACACCAGGGAACCTCTTGACAGGGTTTGGGTTTTATGAGCCTTATTGGCTCATTGACTTTgctaatgcttgcattgttctTCACTTGGTGGGAGGATATCAG attTTCTGTCAGCCGATATATGGTGCTGTTGACAGATGGTGTTCAAAAAGATACCCTAACAGTGGCTTTGTGAATAATTTCTACCAAATGAAGCTGCCTTGGTTGCCAGCTTTTCGGATAAACTTGTTCAGGATATGTTTTAGAACAGCCTATGTGATTTCCACTACTGGACTTGCGATCCTATTTCCTTACTTTAATCAAGTTCTGGGAGTGTTAGGAGCATTAGGCTTTTGGCCATTGGCTATATATTTCCCAGTAGAGATGTATTTTGTGCAGAGGAAAATTGAAGCTTGGTCTAGAAAATGGATTGTCTTAAGAACCTTCAGCTTTATTTGCTTTCTTGTGTCACTGCTAGGTCTCATTGGATCACTTGAAGGAATCATAAGCGAGAAACTAAGCTAA
- the LOC108338385 gene encoding cytochrome c oxidase assembly protein COX15, with amino-acid sequence MFGRGTVWSVLRRGKEAIGIPKLRGTTTSFSSSTQTPALKFLTPPVATHYIYAFRSQLIPKGHHVRVSYTRNFSKMVAAGAQHKEEGLKLLVSGGSHAQKMVGIWLFGSAAWVFSMVMLGGLTRLTRSGLSMTDWKFTGTLPPLTDEEWLQEFDKYKESPEYKRVNRGMKIEEFKFIYWMEYAHRMWGRALGVMFALPYSYFLHKGYITLRLGLRLSALFGLGAGQGLIGWWMVKSGLEEPPSEYSQPRVSPYRLAAHLTSAFAIYCGLFWTALSVVLPEPPTESLTWVRGAAKVRRFALPISVLVGLTAVSGAFVAGNDAGHAFNTFPKMGDTWIPEDIFVMKPLIRNFFENTSTVQLDHRILATATLVSVGILWWSTRKLDLHPAIRSVIGGTVGMAALQVTLGISTLLSYVPVSLGTAHQAGALTLLTFMLLLNHTVRRPSLSLLKSLPQVVKTY; translated from the exons ATGTTTGGGAGGGGAACGGTGTGGTCAGTGTTGAGGCGCGGCAAAGAAGCAATCGGAATTCCCAAGCTAAGAGGAACGACGACGTCTTTCTCTTCTTCAACCCAAACACCAGCTTTGAAGTTTCTAACCCCTCCCGTCGCCACCCATTACATTTATGCTTTCCGATCGCAACTTATTCCCAAG GGTCATCATGTTCGTGTATCATACACAAGGAATTTTTCTAAGATGGTGGCTGCTGGGGCTCAACACAAGGAAGAGGGATTGAAGCTACTTGTGAGTGGGGGTTCTCATGCACAGAAAATGGTTGGAATATGGCTCTTTGGCTCTGCAGCATGGGTGTTCAGCATGGTGATGCTTGGGGGTTTAACCAGACTCACACGATCTGGTCTTTCAATGACTGATTGGAAATTCACCGGCACTCTCCCTCCTTTGACAGATGAGGAATGGTTGCAAGAGTTTGACAAGTATAAGGAGTCACCTGAGTACAAACG TGTCAACAGAGGCATGAAGATTGAAGAATTCAAATTCATCTATTGGATGGAATATGCACATCGTATGTGGGGAAGGGCATTAGGAGTTATGTTTGCTTTGCCatattcatattttcttcataaagGGTATATTACCCTGAGATTAGGACTTAGACTCTCTGCTCTTTTTGGCCTGGGTGCTGGCCAGGGTCTCATTGGTTGGTGGATGGTCAAAAGTGGTTTAGAG GAACCACCATCTGAATATTCTCAGCCAAGGGTAAGCCCTTATCGTCTAGCAGCTCATCTTACATCAGCATTTGCTATTTACTGTGGCCTCTTTTGGACTGCACTTTCTGTTGTTTTGCCTGAACCACCCACTGAATCCCTGACATGGGTTCGTGGGGCAGCTAAAGTGAGGAGATTTGCATTGCCTATCAGCGTGCTTGTTGGTCTTACTGCTGTCTCTGGTGCATTTGTTGCTGGAAATGATGCT GGGCATGCATTCAATACTTTTCCAAAAATGGGTGATACGTGGATACCGGAAGACATTTTTGTAATGAAGCCTCTGATTCGAAATTTCTTTGAGAATACATCAACTGTACAG CTTGATCACCGTATACTTGCAACTGCAACTCTGGTTTCAGTGGGAATTTTATGGTGGTCAACAAGAAAGCTGGACCTACATCCTGCTATACGATCTGTGATTGGAGGCACTGTTGGCATGGCAGCTCTTCAG GTCACCTTAGGAATTTCAACTCTTCTTTCATATGTTCCTGTTTCACTGGGCACTGCTCATCAAGCTGGAGCCTTAACACTTCTGACATTTATGTTACTGCTTAATCACACCGTTCGAAGGCCATCTTTGTCCCTTCTCAAATCTCTGCCACAAGTTGTCAAAACATACTAA
- the LOC108338383 gene encoding probable galactinol--sucrose galactosyltransferase 1 — translation MTVGAAISVADGNLMVLGKKVLSHVHENVVVSPACEGALLNGAFIGVESHQKGSRTVFPIGKLEGLRFMCVFRFKMWWMTQRMGTCGQEVPFETQFLLVEAQSGSDIDAEEDQSAATYAVFLPLLEGDFRAVLQGNDQNEIEICVESGCPAVEDFDGSHLVYIGAGSDPYEVITTSVKAVEKHLQTFAHRERKKMPDMLNWFGWCTWDAFYTNVTSENVKQGLHSFEKGGIPAKFVIIDDGWQSVDMDPNGTEWKSDHAANFANRLTNIKENHKFQKDGKEGERVNDPALGLRHITNEIKQEHYIKYVYVWHAITGYWGGVKPGVTGMEHYDSKMAFPVSSPGVESNQPDEALATIAINGLGLVNPEKVFHFYDELHSYLASAGVDGVKVDVQNILETLGAGHGGRVKLARKYHQALEASISKNFPDNGIICCMSHNTDGLYSAKRSAVIRASDDFWPRDPASHTIHIASVAYNTIFLGEFMQPDWDMFHSLHPMAEYHAAARAVGGCPIYVSDKPGHHDFDLLKKLVLPDGSILRAKLPGRPTKDCLFTDPARDRKSLLKIWNINDFSGVVAVFNCQGAGWCKVDKKNLIHDDNPDTVTGFIRAKDVDYLSRIADDKWTGDVVLYSHLGGEVVYLPKDATLPVTLKSKEYEIFTIVPVKELSNDIRFAPIGLIKMFNSGGAVKEFFSWRSNESTNVTMKVRGCGQFGAYSSAQPKLISVDSEEVEFRYEEETGLVTVELRVPEKELYQWSISIDF, via the exons ATGACTGTGGGGGCAGCGATATCTGTTGCAGATGGAAACTTGATGGTGTTGGGGAAGAAAGTGCTGAGCCATGTCCATGAAAACGTTGTTGTTAGCCCTGCATGTGAGGGTGCGTTGCTCAATGGGGCATTCATTGGGGTTGAATCCCATCAAAAGGGTAGTCGCACAGTCTTCCCAATCGGCAAGCTTGA GGGGTTGCGGTTTATGTGTGTTTTCCGGTTCAAGATGTGGTGGATGACGCAGAGAATGGGCACTTGCGGACAAGAAGTTCCCTTTGAGACGCAGTTCTTGCTTGTTGAAGCACAAAGTGGCTCTGATATTGATGCAGAAGAAGACCAATCTGCTGCTACCTATGCAGTTTTCTTACCCCTTCTGGAAGGAGATTTCAGAGCAGTTCTTCAGGGGAATGATCAAAACGAGATTGAGATCTGTGTGGAAAGTG GTTGTCCCGCTGTGGAGGACTTCGATGGGTCTCATTTGGTTTATATCGGAGCTGGATCCGACCCTTACGAAGTCATTACAACTTCTGTCAA AGCTGTGGAGAAACACTTACAGACCTTTGCTCATCGCGAGCGAAAGAAG ATGCCAGATATGTTGAACTGGTTTGGATGGTGTACATGGGATGCTTTCTACACTAATGTCACTTCAGAGAATGTGAAGCAAGGATTACATAG CTTCGAGAAAGGTGGAATTCCTGCCAAGTTTGTTATAATTGATGATGGCTGGCAATCTGTTGACATGGACCCCAATGGTACTGAATGGAAATCTGATCATGCAGCCAA TTTTGCAAATCGCTTAACCAACATCAAAGAGAATCACAAATTTCAGAAGGATGGCAAAGAAGGTGAAAGAGTAAATGACCCAGCTCTGGGACTTCGTCATATTACCAATGAAATCAAACAAGAGCATTATATAAA GTACGTATATGTGTGGCACGCAATAACAGGATATTGGGGTGGTGTTAAGCCTGGGGTGACCGGCATGGAGCACTACGACTCAAAGATGGCCTTCCCTGTCTCATCTCCTGGAGTTGAGTCAAATCAACCAGATGAAGCTTTGGCAACCATTGCCATCAATGGGCTTGGCCTTGTGAATCCCGAGAAAGTTTTTCACTTTTATGATGAACTTCACTCGTATTTGGCATCTGCTGGTGTTGATGGTGTCAAGGTTGATGTTCAGAATATCCTTGAAACTCTTGGAGCAGGACATGGTGGGAGGGTGAAACTTGCAAGAAAATACCACCAAGCATTAGAGGCATCAATTTCCAAGAACTTCCCTGATAATGGAATCATCTGTTGCATGAGTCACAACACTGATGGACTATACAG CGCAAAGCGTTCAGCTGTTATTAGGGCATCAGACGATTTCTGGCCAAGAGACCCTGCTTCCCACACGATTCACATTGCATCGGTGGCTTACAATACTATTTTCCTTGGTGAATTTATGCAGCCAGACTGGGATATGTTTCAT AGCCTGCATCCAATGGCTGAATACCATGCAGCAGCACGAGCTGTAGGAGGATGTCCAATTTATGTCAG TGACAAGCCAGGACACCATGACTTTGATCTTTTGAAGAAACTTGTACTACCTGATGGTTCTATTCTGAGAGCTAAACTTCCAGGAAGACCAACAAAGGATTGTTTATTTACTGATCCAGCCAGAGATAGAAAGAG TCTCCTGAAGATTTGGAACATTAATGATTTTTCTGGAGTTGTTGCGGTATTCAATTGCCAAGGAGCTGGGTGGTGCAAAGTTGACAAGAAAAACCTTATCCACGATGACAATCCAGACACTGTCACAGGTTTCATTAGAGCTAAAGATGTTGACTATTTATCTAGGATAGCAGATGATAAATGGACAGGAGATGTCGTTCTATATTCCCATCTGGGTG GAGAAGTGGTTTACCTTCCAAAGGATGCAACCCTCCCAGTGACGTTGAAATCCAAAGAATATGAAATTTTCACAATAGTTCCGGTCAAGGAATTGAGCAATGACATCAGATTTGCTCCTATTGGTTTAATAAAGATGTTCAATTCAGGAGGGGCCGTCAAAGAATTCTTCAGTTGGAGATCTAATGAAAGTACAAATGTAACCATGAAAGTTCGTGGTTGTGGCCAATTTGGTGCTTATTCATCAGCTCAGCCAAAGTTAATAAGTGTCGATTCAGAAGAGGTAGAATTCCGGTATGAGGAAGAAACTGGATTGGTGACTGTTGAATTGAGGGTACCCGAGAAAGAGTTATACCAATGGAGTATTTCCATTGATTTTTGA
- the LOC108337766 gene encoding chaperone protein dnaJ 11, chloroplastic, translating to MPLILNLTPFAGPTTTLRSPASVTTVRAFTATIDSRRPASLYEVLRIKQNASAVEIKSAYRNLAKVYHPDSALRRSESDERDFIEIHDAYQTLSDPSARAVYDLSLTAARGGSGSFTSLVAPDGSSRLYYQTRKWETDQCW from the coding sequence ATGCCATTAATCCTAAATCTCACACCATTCGCCGGACCTACCACGACTCTCCGATCTCCGGCCAGTGTCACGACGGTCAGGGCATTCACGGCGACGATCGATTCCCGGAGGCCGGCGAGCCTCTACGAAGTTCTCCGGATCAAGCAGAACGCGTCGGCGGTGGAGATAAAATCGGCGTACCGGAACCTGGCGAAGGTGTACCACCCTGATTCCGCGCTCCGGCGATCGGAATCGGACGAAAGGGACTTCATCGAGATCCACGACGCGTACCAGACGCTGTCGGATCCGTCGGCGAGAGCCGTGTACGATCTGTCGTTGACGGCGGCGCGTGGCGGTAGTGGCTCCTTCACTTCTTTGGTGGCCCCCGATGGGTCTTCCCGGTTGTACTACCAGACCCGCAAGTGGGAAACGGATCAGTGCTGGTag
- the LOC108337734 gene encoding uncharacterized protein LOC108337734 encodes MCCGGRVCMFCICLILVVIAIGMLFGFGVFKHGFHKIKDTVSYCDSCGGGAAVGRPFIGYAPPPLF; translated from the coding sequence ATGTGTTGTGGGGGAAGAGTGTGCATGTTCTGCATTTGCTTGATTCTTGTGGTCATCGCCATCGGCATGCTCTTCGGGTTCGGAGTGTTCAAGCATGGATTCCACAAGATCAAAGACACTGTCAGTTACTGCGATTCTTGCGGCGGCGGAGCCGCCGTAGGAAGGCCCTTCATCGGTTATGCACCACCGCCATTGTTCTAG